Proteins from one Legionella taurinensis genomic window:
- the ppk1 gene encoding polyphosphate kinase 1, with product MSESLDNPEYYINREFTALAFNERVLQLAKNERVPLLERMRFLCICSSNLDEFFEIRVAGLKEKIALSSRKPNIDGLTADDVFNHLSRKAHLLSDELYEIFNRELMPALRRENIYFLGIDEWSDDIQLWAKHYFKNEILPIVSPIALDLAHPFPRLFNKSLNFIIALQGRDAFDRSIDYAVVHAPRSLPRMIHLPSELCTSGGSYFVYLSSIIQTHIHSLFPGMEINGCYPFRLTRNSDLFLREEEIEDLAVAVQRELFSRHYGHVVRLEIDKKCPPHIVDFLLQKHHLHHEDSYYCDGPVNLQRYASVINQIDRPDLNYPPLHVQYPTFLTHKRNLFNVLDEQDILLHHPFQSFDVVIDFVRQAAADPNVLAIKQTLYRTRSDSIMVKALIEAARSGKEVTAVVELRARFDEESNLKLANRLHEAGVLVLYGVMGYKTHAKMTLVVRRTHGKLKRYVHLGTGNYHEQTAKRYTDLGLLTSESTITADTQIIFQQLTGLGKTVKLKALCHSPFTLQKNLLQLIEDCAVTAKEGKEAEIIIKVNGLTDKVMIKALYLASQAGVKITLLVRSLCCLKPGIPGISDNIRVISIVGRFLEHHRIYYFRKQEEEFYFCSSADLMERNLYNRIEIMFPILDEDCQRRIKNEIFRNYLKDNRNAWEMQADGSYKALTHGAYSAQEKLIDLYSHSIE from the coding sequence GTGAGCGAATCTCTGGACAATCCGGAATATTACATCAATCGCGAGTTCACTGCCCTGGCATTCAATGAACGGGTTTTACAACTGGCTAAAAACGAACGCGTCCCCTTGCTGGAACGCATGCGTTTTTTGTGCATATGCAGCAGTAATCTCGATGAGTTTTTTGAAATTCGTGTCGCCGGTCTGAAAGAAAAAATCGCCCTGTCGTCACGCAAACCCAATATTGACGGGTTAACGGCCGATGATGTATTTAATCATTTAAGCCGCAAAGCCCATCTGCTGAGCGATGAACTTTATGAGATTTTCAATCGCGAACTGATGCCGGCGCTGCGCAGAGAAAACATTTATTTCCTCGGAATTGATGAGTGGAGCGACGACATTCAGTTGTGGGCCAAGCATTATTTTAAAAATGAAATTCTGCCCATCGTCAGCCCCATTGCACTGGATCTGGCGCATCCGTTTCCGCGTTTATTTAACAAGAGCCTCAATTTCATTATCGCTTTGCAGGGCCGGGACGCATTCGATCGCAGCATCGATTACGCGGTGGTTCACGCACCCCGTTCTCTGCCGCGCATGATTCACCTGCCTTCCGAACTCTGTACTTCAGGCGGCAGTTACTTTGTTTACCTTTCATCCATTATCCAAACGCACATTCACAGTCTGTTTCCGGGCATGGAAATCAATGGCTGTTATCCTTTTCGTTTAACACGAAACAGTGATTTATTTTTGCGCGAAGAAGAAATTGAAGATCTGGCAGTCGCTGTACAGCGTGAATTATTCTCCCGCCACTACGGTCATGTGGTCCGGCTTGAAATCGACAAAAAATGCCCCCCGCACATCGTGGATTTTCTTCTGCAGAAACACCACCTTCACCATGAAGACAGTTATTACTGCGATGGGCCGGTTAATTTGCAGCGCTATGCCAGCGTCATCAATCAAATCGATCGACCCGACTTGAATTATCCGCCGCTGCATGTCCAATACCCGACGTTTCTCACCCATAAGCGCAACCTGTTTAACGTCCTGGATGAGCAGGACATCCTTCTGCACCATCCCTTCCAGAGTTTTGATGTGGTCATTGATTTTGTGCGCCAGGCCGCGGCCGATCCGAATGTGCTGGCCATTAAACAAACCTTGTACCGCACTCGCTCCGATTCCATCATGGTTAAAGCCCTGATTGAAGCGGCGCGCTCAGGCAAAGAAGTGACTGCCGTCGTTGAATTGCGAGCCCGCTTCGATGAAGAATCAAACCTTAAACTAGCGAACCGCCTGCATGAGGCAGGGGTGCTGGTTCTGTATGGCGTAATGGGCTATAAAACCCATGCCAAAATGACGCTGGTGGTCAGACGAACGCACGGCAAGCTGAAGCGCTATGTGCATCTCGGCACAGGAAATTACCATGAGCAGACTGCAAAACGCTACACCGATTTAGGCTTGTTAACCAGCGAGTCCACCATTACCGCCGACACGCAGATTATTTTCCAGCAACTGACCGGTTTGGGTAAAACGGTCAAGCTCAAAGCCTTGTGCCACTCACCGTTTACACTGCAGAAAAACCTGTTGCAATTGATTGAGGATTGCGCTGTCACCGCCAAAGAAGGCAAAGAAGCTGAAATTATTATCAAGGTGAATGGCCTGACCGACAAGGTCATGATCAAAGCGCTTTACCTTGCCTCTCAGGCAGGAGTAAAAATTACGTTGCTGGTGCGAAGCCTCTGCTGCCTTAAACCGGGAATACCCGGCATCTCCGACAATATTCGCGTCATCTCCATTGTCGGGCGCTTTCTTGAGCACCATCGCATTTATTATTTCCGCAAACAGGAAGAGGAATTTTATTTCTGCTCCAGTGCAGACTTGATGGAGCGCAATCTTTATAACCGCATCGAAATCATGTTTCCTATTCTCGATGAGGATTGCCAGCGGCGCATAAAAAATGAAATTTTTAGAAATTACCTGAAGGACAATCGCAATGCCTGGGAAATGCAGGCAGACGGCAGTTACAAAGCCTTAACCCATGGCGCTTACAGCGCTCAGGAAAAATTAATTGACCTGTATTCTCATAGCATTGAATAG
- the epmB gene encoding EF-P beta-lysylation protein EpmB, which yields MRDASVSWQKILAQGFATKEALLDYLSLPHTLGSDGAEQQFKTRVPRGFARRMQAGNPTDPLLLQVLAVEQELHETLGYSVDPLAETAANPLQGLIHKYQGRVLLTLTGACAVNCRYCFRRHFPYQDNNPGREGWRRVVDYIREDSAIHEVILSGGDPLMAADLVMGELLTALGEIDHVRTVRFHTRIPVVLPERINAALLAQLKASRLRKVIVMHCNHPQEIDESVAKACLALHQAGCQLLNQSVLLKGINDKPDVLAALSERLFDCKILPYYLHVLDKVKGAAHFDIHDDEALAIYHQLQALLPGYLVPRLAREEAGKKHKTLLV from the coding sequence ATGCGAGATGCTTCTGTGAGCTGGCAAAAAATTCTGGCACAAGGTTTTGCCACAAAAGAGGCGTTGCTGGATTACCTTTCCCTGCCCCACACGCTGGGCAGCGATGGGGCGGAGCAGCAATTTAAGACCCGTGTCCCGCGCGGTTTTGCCAGGCGGATGCAGGCGGGAAACCCGACTGATCCCTTGCTGCTTCAGGTATTGGCTGTGGAACAGGAACTGCATGAGACCTTAGGCTACAGCGTCGATCCACTGGCGGAGACAGCTGCCAATCCGCTGCAGGGTTTAATTCATAAATACCAGGGCCGCGTGCTGTTAACATTGACCGGTGCATGTGCTGTCAATTGCCGCTATTGTTTTCGCCGTCATTTCCCCTATCAGGATAACAATCCGGGCCGTGAAGGCTGGCGACGTGTCGTAGACTATATCCGTGAGGATTCAGCCATTCATGAAGTGATATTGAGCGGCGGCGATCCGTTGATGGCGGCGGACTTGGTTATGGGCGAATTGCTTACGGCACTGGGTGAGATAGACCATGTACGCACGGTGCGGTTTCATACCCGCATACCCGTCGTCCTGCCGGAGCGCATCAATGCGGCGTTATTAGCGCAATTGAAGGCTTCACGTTTGCGCAAAGTCATTGTTATGCACTGCAATCATCCCCAAGAGATAGACGAATCGGTCGCGAAAGCCTGTCTTGCCCTGCATCAGGCTGGTTGCCAGTTGCTCAATCAATCGGTTCTGCTCAAGGGCATTAATGACAAACCAGACGTCCTTGCCGCCTTGAGCGAGCGCTTGTTCGATTGTAAAATCCTGCCTTATTACCTGCACGTGCTCGATAAGGTCAAGGGCGCCGCGCATTTTGATATCCACGATGACGAGGCTCTGGCCATTTATCATCAATTGCAAGCGCTGCTTCCAGGTTATCTGGTTCCGCGTCTGGCCAGAGAAGAGGCGGGGAAAAAACACAAAACCCTGCTGGTGTAA
- the efp gene encoding elongation factor P — MAIYGSNDLKNGLKVMVDGSPCNIVECEFVKPGKGQAFTRIKIRNLKTGRVVERTLKSNETLSSADVTDVEMQYLYNDGEQWHFMVPDNFEQYAISTDTLADSAQWLKEQDICIVTLWNNEPIQVTPPNFVILAITETDPGLKGDTSGGGGKPATLETGAVVRVPLFVQTGELIKVDTRKGEYVSRAKE, encoded by the coding sequence ATGGCTATTTACGGCAGTAATGATTTAAAAAATGGTTTGAAGGTCATGGTGGACGGCTCGCCCTGCAACATTGTTGAGTGCGAGTTCGTCAAACCCGGCAAAGGCCAGGCTTTTACCCGCATCAAAATCCGCAATTTAAAAACCGGCCGCGTCGTCGAGCGCACCTTGAAATCAAACGAGACGTTATCCTCTGCCGATGTCACCGATGTAGAAATGCAATACCTTTATAATGATGGCGAACAATGGCATTTCATGGTACCAGACAACTTTGAACAATATGCCATCAGCACCGACACCTTGGCAGACTCCGCTCAATGGTTAAAAGAACAGGATATCTGCATTGTGACTCTGTGGAATAACGAACCCATTCAGGTCACACCGCCGAACTTTGTTATTCTGGCCATCACCGAAACCGACCCTGGCTTAAAAGGCGATACGTCTGGCGGCGGCGGTAAACCCGCGACGCTGGAAACGGGCGCTGTGGTCCGTGTTCCGCTGTTTGTCCAAACCGGTGAACTGATTAAAGTGGATACGCGTAAAGGCGAATACGTTTCTCGCGCCAAAGAGTAA
- the sugE gene encoding quaternary ammonium compound efflux SMR transporter SugE, whose protein sequence is MMAWIALFLAGFFEIFWAICLKYTEGFSRLYPSLLTGAGMAVSFFFLSYALKSLPLGTAYAVWTGIGSVGTVIYGIYFFGESTSLLRLTCISLICLSIIGLNLSEK, encoded by the coding sequence ATGATGGCATGGATAGCGCTGTTTCTGGCTGGCTTTTTTGAAATTTTCTGGGCCATTTGCCTCAAATACACGGAGGGTTTCTCGCGATTATATCCTTCGCTCCTGACCGGTGCAGGCATGGCTGTCAGTTTTTTCTTTCTTTCCTATGCCCTCAAATCACTTCCCCTGGGAACAGCGTATGCAGTTTGGACCGGGATCGGGTCGGTTGGCACGGTCATTTATGGTATTTATTTTTTTGGCGAGTCGACGTCGCTGCTGCGTCTCACCTGCATCAGCCTGATTTGCCTCTCCATCATTGGTTTGAATCTTAGTGAGAAATAA
- a CDS encoding YajQ family cyclic di-GMP-binding protein, translating to MPSFDIVSEINEVELKNAVDNAVREMGTRFDFRGVESSIELKEMTVTLKSESDFQVRQLEDLFRTHCSKRGVDASGVDMEDKPVHSGKTFSLTMTFKQGIDQPMAKEIVKIIKDSKAKVQTSIQGDKVRVTGKKRDDLQEIIALLKKSDIKIPLQFDNFRD from the coding sequence ATGCCGTCATTTGATATTGTTTCCGAAATTAATGAAGTTGAGCTTAAAAATGCTGTTGATAATGCGGTACGGGAAATGGGGACGCGCTTTGATTTTCGCGGGGTGGAGTCCAGCATTGAATTAAAAGAAATGACTGTCACATTAAAATCAGAATCAGATTTTCAGGTCAGACAACTTGAAGATTTATTTCGTACTCATTGCAGCAAACGCGGTGTCGATGCGTCCGGTGTGGACATGGAAGACAAACCGGTACACAGCGGAAAAACCTTCTCTCTGACGATGACGTTTAAACAGGGAATTGATCAACCCATGGCCAAGGAAATCGTTAAAATCATTAAGGACAGTAAAGCAAAAGTACAAACGTCTATTCAGGGGGATAAGGTGCGGGTCACAGGGAAAAAACGCGATGATTTACAGGAAATAATTGCCTTATTGAAAAAATCTGACATTAAAATCCCGCTGCAGTTTGATAATTTTCGCGACTAA
- the trhO gene encoding oxygen-dependent tRNA uridine(34) hydroxylase TrhO: MNSFVIIAFYKFTHIANPEQLREILLSKLIELDIKGTLILANEGINGSFSGTREQVDTFIDYLSSYPEFKGIHFKENYDSSNPFDKSKVKLRKEIVSMGVANVDAQTHAGEYVKPEEWNALIDDDNVLVIDTRNDYEIELGTFKRAINPKTVNFRDFPDYVEKNLLENKDKKIAMFCTGGIRCEKSTAYLKQLGFEKVYHLEGGILNYLEKIPEHESLWQGSCFVFDNRVAVDQSLASLQKGTIDLEWKNKHRQKSLDDMIES, translated from the coding sequence ATGAATTCGTTTGTTATTATTGCTTTCTATAAATTCACCCACATCGCCAACCCAGAACAATTGCGTGAAATTCTTCTTTCGAAATTAATTGAACTGGATATCAAGGGCACCCTTATCCTGGCAAACGAAGGAATCAACGGCAGCTTCAGCGGCACCCGGGAGCAAGTGGATACGTTTATTGACTACCTTAGCTCCTACCCTGAATTTAAAGGCATTCATTTCAAGGAAAATTACGACAGCAGCAACCCCTTCGACAAGTCCAAGGTCAAGTTACGCAAAGAAATTGTTTCCATGGGCGTGGCCAACGTCGATGCACAAACCCATGCCGGTGAATACGTGAAACCGGAAGAGTGGAATGCCCTTATTGACGATGACAATGTGCTGGTCATCGATACCCGCAACGACTATGAAATTGAATTAGGCACGTTCAAGCGGGCCATTAATCCTAAAACGGTTAATTTCCGCGATTTCCCAGACTACGTGGAAAAAAACCTGCTTGAAAATAAAGATAAAAAAATAGCCATGTTCTGTACCGGCGGGATACGCTGTGAAAAATCCACCGCTTACTTAAAACAACTCGGCTTTGAAAAGGTGTATCACCTGGAAGGCGGAATTCTTAATTACCTTGAAAAAATCCCCGAACACGAATCCTTATGGCAAGGGAGTTGTTTCGTTTTTGATAATCGCGTCGCCGTTGATCAGTCGCTCGCTTCTCTGCAAAAGGGCACCATTGATCTCGAGTGGAAAAACAAACACCGTCAAAAAAGCCTTGATGACATGATCGAGTCTTAA
- a CDS encoding DUF2165 family protein produces the protein MPTAIRFVKIPLIVSVATLIAWENRVDYSSNLSYVARIMTMDDVFVSSTPRSPAMQHPLLVHAAFLFIIFWECCIALLGWMGSVQALRKLKQSSSLINDLTITATRGFMLLLRMHAE, from the coding sequence ATGCCCACTGCCATTCGTTTCGTTAAAATTCCACTCATTGTCAGCGTCGCCACGCTGATTGCATGGGAAAACAGGGTTGATTACTCATCAAACCTGTCTTATGTCGCCAGAATCATGACCATGGATGATGTTTTTGTTTCCAGTACACCGCGATCACCGGCCATGCAACATCCTCTGCTCGTGCACGCTGCTTTTCTTTTCATCATCTTTTGGGAATGCTGTATCGCGCTATTGGGTTGGATGGGCAGCGTCCAGGCTTTGCGTAAACTAAAGCAGAGCTCATCCCTGATCAATGACTTGACGATAACCGCCACCCGGGGCTTTATGCTGTTACTAAGGATGCATGCAGAGTAA